In Leptolyngbya sp. NIES-2104, the genomic window GCAAGAGACATTCACACCCGAAGCAAGGCGCGACATAATAGATATCATCACCTCTATTCTGGTGTACAAATTTGCAACCTTGAGCCGAGCGGAGATTAGAGCCATGATTGGAATCAATTTAACTGAAGAACCTCGTGCGATTCGAGAAGCTAAAGAAGAAGGCAGAGAAGAAGGCAGAGAAGTGATCATCGATCTTGTTACACAAGTACTCAATCAGCGCTTGCAACAAGAACTACCTGAAGAAATGCGATCGCGCTTTATGACTCTGCCATTTCCAGTGCTTGTAGACCTTAGCCGAGCGTGTTCCGGCTTTAATAGTTTGAATGAATTGGAAAATTGGATTACTGATCGCCTTAGATATGAAGGTTAGGAGAGTTGGTGCAGTAGATTAGTCTGCATTCTTCATCTGTTCAATGATTTGCATCGTTTCAACACTCATAGTGCAGACTCGCTGAAGGAGATCGATCACTTGCTCTTTGTAGTCAGCAAAGCGATAGGTGTTGAATTTTTGGGCGATCGTGGGATCTTTTGGTTTTTTCTCTTTGTATTGGTCGAGAATCTATTGAGTTGGTAGCGTAGAATACACTCGCAAGCTGCTTATCGATCTGCCTATTCTGTCAGCATCAATTTTTCAGAGGCTTGATCAAATGTGAGAAAATTTCCAACTTCTACCGGAAACTCTATGACTTCTGCATTTACGCTCTGAATGAGCAAATGAGTGATTTGGTGAATCAGATGTTGATTGAACTTAAAGAATTTTCTAAAGGCTGGATCAGAAGTAATGCCAATGATTGAACGATCGCTGATCGCTACTTCTTCTTGAGCAAAGGGATAGACAACGGATTGCTGACCCACAAGCAGCTTTACATTCCATTGGTTTGTGCCGCTTGATTCAATTGCTAAAACTTGAACATTCATAAGATTCAGCCTAGATAAAAGACAGCCTTTCGGCTCCAAACCTCTAGAAATACTCGTATCTCCATTCTATATGTGGAACCACAATTAGAACCGAATGCACGTCCCCACGGATCGCGAATCAGAAGCTTTCTGTCTGGATCAAAGCCATCAACGACTACAGCATGTCCGATCGACTGTTCATCCTCCCAGAAGCCCGCAATCCATGAGCCAGTTTGATTGAGCGTTTCTAGTAATTCTTCATCGCTTGCACCAGGAAGGGTGACGGCGATTCCTCTCCATTGTCCTGTGAGCGATCGAGCCGCATTGAGTGCAT contains:
- a CDS encoding papain-like cysteine protease family protein produces the protein MQSHPFGAGGRWAVLDEQDDPTVIRQFNRYACAAACGEIVLLDRNIQIDQRDIAQLAGGVPMDLEDLADALNAARSLTGQWRGIAVTLPGASDEELLETLNQTGSWIAGFWEDEQSIGHAVVVDGFDPDRKLLIRDPWGRAFGSNCGSTYRMEIRVFLEVWSRKAVFYLG